A region from the Hylaeus volcanicus isolate JK05 chromosome 6, UHH_iyHylVolc1.0_haploid, whole genome shotgun sequence genome encodes:
- the LOC128878504 gene encoding potassium voltage-gated channel protein eag isoform X6: MPGGRRGLVAPQNTFLENIIRRSSSQPDSSFLLANAQIVDFPIVYCNESFCKISGYNRAEVMQKSCRCGFMYGELTDKETIARIEECLEGQIHDQFEILLYKKNKTPLWLLLQIAPIKNERDLVVLFLLTFRDITALKQPIEADDTKGGLSKFAKLARSVTRSRSVLVSQFSSHLPALKDTAIPTTGKQSHLAHMMSLSGDVMPQYRQEAPKTPPHILLHYCAFKAIWDWIILCLTFYTAIMVPYNVAFKNKTSEDVSLLVVDSIVDVIFFIDIVLNFHTTFVGPGGEVVSDPKVIRMNYLKSWFIIDLLSCLPYDVFNAFDHDEDGIGSLFSALKVVRLLRLGRVVRKLDRYLEYGAAMLILLLCFYMLVAHWLACVWYVTLRYSIGRSDADNGVQYSWLWKLANVTQSPYSYLWTNTSTAPELVAGPSRRTMYVTALYFTMTCMTSVGFGNVAAETDNEKIFTICMMIIAALLYATIFGHVTTIIQQMTSATAKYHDMLNNVREFMKLHEVPKALSERVMDYVVSTWAMTKGLDTDKVLNYCPKDMKADICVHLNRKVFNEHPAFRLASDGCLRALAMHFTMSHSAPGDLLYHTGESIDSLCFIVTGSLEVIQDDEVVAILGKGDVFGDSFWTNPSIGQSAANVRALTYCDLHTIKRDRLLEVLDFYQAFANSFARNLVLTYNLSHRLIFRKVADVRREKELAERRKNEPQLDQAQDHLVRKIFSRFKTDGEPQIGVTRAANGRSQQDSDEELTVNVLPPWPSFRFRRERHTPDVEKGDGKDGKDGKEGESSHSRKLSTTEETTAAKPRPGKWGRLLGSASLDSGSETGTGTDTFKRSLSARDARPGSSAGSNKVFPKFGKLSGTIEEAGDTETAKDSQQQQQLQQQQQQQQQQQQQTAAADSKQLQLRRLESYDDGLITTQPSHDREILAAVLEVKVDLKLEVQRVNQRLAKIEDILQTLMNRLPAISPAQPKVTFASGTNGSASSQPGQAQTSSSCQQGSQATQTSSSSGVNVEQKVTIATASVATMVSDGYREQGTITERISKPQEPHHHHHHHHHQSQQSERLKDTDYKSSSREVSKELLERLAQASTSRGDDSTPLGPLILRKRRSKSRNKGAAPLAPLATQPISPSEATETTQMLECTDDREPSTADRSDRKRPPPRPREYL, translated from the exons CTGACAGCAGTTTTCTCCTGGCGAACGCTCAGATCGTCGACTTCCCTATTGTCTATTGCAACGAAAGCTTTTGCAAAATCTCTGGCTATAATCGTGCCGAG GTTATGCAAAAGTCCTGCCGCTGCGGATTCATGTACGGGGAGTTGACGGACAAAGAGACGATCGCCAGGATCGAGGAATGCCTCGAGGGCCAGATTCACGATCAATTCGAGATCCTGCTGTACAAGAAGAACA AAACACCACTATGGCTGCTTCTGCAAATAGCGCCGATAAAAAACGAACGGGACCTGGTGGTCCTGTTCCTCCTCACATTCCGGGACATCACCGCCCTGAAGCAGCCGATCGAGGCGGACGACACCAAAGGTGGCCTCTCGAAATTCGCCAAGCTCGCCAGATCGGTCACCAGGTCCAGGTCTGTTCTCGTCTCGCAGTTCAGCTCCCACCTGCCCGCCCTCAAGGATACCGCGATACCCACTACCGGGAAGCAGTCGCATTTAGCTCAC ATGATGTCCTTAAGCGGCGACGTGATGCCGCAATACAGACAAGAGGCGCCCAAGACCCCGCCGcacattttgttacattactgCGCGTTCAAGGCGATCTGGGATTGGATCATTTTGTGTTTGACCTTTTACACGGCCATCATGGTACCCTACAACGTCGCCTTCAAAAACAAGACCAGCGAGGACGTCTCCCTGTTGGTCGTCGACAGCATCGTCGACGTCATATTCTTCATCGACATCGTCCTCAATTTTCACACGACGTTCGTTGGTCCTGGCGGTGAAGTGGTGTCCGACCCaaaa GTGATCAGGATGAATTACCTAAAGTCGTGGTTCATCATCGACCTCCTCAGCTGTCTTCCGTACGACGTGTTCAACGCGTTTGACCACGACGAGGATGGAATCGGCAGCCTGTTCTCAGCCCTGAAGGTGGTACGCCTGTTACGGCTGGGTCGCGTGGTTCGCAAACTAGACCGGTATCTGGAGTATGGAGCCGCGATGCTCATTCTTCTGCTCTGTTTCTACATGTTGGTTGCTCACTGGCTGGCCTGTGTCTGGTACGTCACTTTAAG GTACTCGATAGGAAGGTCGGACGCTGACAACGGGGTCCAGTATTCCTGGCTGTGGAAGCTGGCGAATGTCACCCAGTCACCGTACAGCTACCTGTGGACCAATACCAGCACAGCGCCGGAACTCGTGGCTGGCCCGTCCAGGAGAACTATGTACGTCACCGCGTTATACTTCACGATGACCTGCATGACCTCCGTGGGCTTTGGAAACGTCGCCGCGGAGACCGACAACGAAAAGATCTTCACCATCTGCATGATGATCATCGCTG CCCTGCTATACGCTACGATCTTTGGTCACGTCACCACGATAATCCAACAAATGACATCCGCCACCGCCAAGTACCACGACATGCTGAACAACGTGAGGGAGTTCATGAAGCTGCACGAGGTGCCGAAAGCCCTCAGCGAGCGGGTGATGGACTACGTCGTAAGCACCTGGGCGATGACCAAGGGCCTAGACACGGACAAAGTGCTCAACTACTGCCCCAAAGACATGAAAGCGGACATCTGTGTTCATCTAAACAGAAAGGTCTTCAACGAACATCCTGCGTTCAG GTTGGCCTCCGACGGTTGCCTGCGCGCGTTAGCAATGCATTTTACAATGTCGCACAGCGCTCCCGGCGATTTACTTTATCACACCGGGGAATCGATCGATTCCCTGTGCTTCATCGTGACCGGAAGCCTCGAAGTCATACAGGACGACGAGGTGGTGGCAATCCTTGGTAAGGGTGACGTGTTCGGGGATAGCTTCTGGACGAATCCGTCCATAGGCCAGAGCGCAGCCAACGTTCGAGCTCTCACCTACTGCGATCTTCACACCATCAAGAGGGATCGACTGTTGGAGGTGCTGGATTTTTATCAAGCGTTCGCCAACTCCTTCGCCAGGAATCTCGTCCTAACGTACAATCTGAGCCATCGG CTAATATTCCGGAAGGTGGCCGATGTCCGTCGGGAAAAGGAGCTGGCCGAGAGGAGGAAAAACGAGCCCCAGCTGGATCAAGCGCAAGATCACCTGGTGCGCAAAATTTTTTCGAG GTTCAAGACCGACGGGGAACCCCAGATTGGCGTAACCAGGGCCGCAAACGGACGGTCCCAGCAGGATTCCGACGAGGAGCTCACCGTGAACGTCCTGCCGCCCTGGCCCAGTTTTAg gTTCCGTAGAGAGCGACACACTCCCGACGTGGAGAAGGGCGACGGGAAGGACGGCAAGGACGGCAAGGAAGGGGAGTCGTCGCATTCTAGAAAACTCTCCACAACGGAGGAGACCACTGCCGCTAAACCACGACCGGGAAAGTGGGGACGACTGTTAG GTAGCGCGAGTCTGGACTCTGGGAGCGAAACGGGGACTGGTACGGATACGTTCAAGAGGTCTTTGAGCGCGAGAGATGCGCGGCCAGGTTCGAGCGCCGGCAGCAACAAGGTGTTTCCAAAGTTTGGCAAGCTGAGCGGCACCATCGAAGAAGCCGGGGACACGGAAACCGCGAAGGATAGccaacagcagcaacagctgcagcagcaacaacagcaacagcaacagcaacagcaacagacGGCGGCGGCCGACTCGAAGCAGTTGCAGCTTCGACGGCTGGAGAGCTACGACGACGGGCTGATCACTACGCAGCCGAGCCACGATCGCGAGATCCTGGCAGCGGTGCTGGAAGTGAAGGTGGACCTGAAATTAGAGGTGCAACGCGTGAATCAAAGACTAGCCAAGATCGAGGACATTCTCCAGACGCTGATGAATCGGTTGCCAGCGATCAGTCCGGCCCAGCCAAAGGTCACGTTCGCGAGCGGTACCAACGGTTCCGCTTCGAGCCAGCCAGGTCAAGCGCAGACCTCGTCCAGTTGCCAGCAGGGTTCTCAAGCGACGCAAACGTCGAGTAGCAGCGGGGTTAACGTCGAGCAGAAGGTAACGATAGCGACCGCAAGCGTGGCCACCATGGTCAGCGACGGGTACAGGGAGCAAGGCACCATCACGGAGCGAATCTCGAAGCCTCAGGAGCCGCATCATCACCATCACCATCATCACCATCAGTCGCAGCAGTCGGAGAGACTGAAGGACACCGACTACAAGAGCTCGTCGAGAGAGGTGAGCAAGGAGCTTCTCGAGAGGCTCGCGCAGGCGTCCACGTCCCGCGGTGACGACTCCACACCGTTGGGCCCGTTGATACTCAGAAAACGAAGGAGCAAGTCGCGGAACAAGGGCGCCGCGCCGCTGGCGCCGTTAGCCACGCAGCCCATCAGCCCGTCCGAGGCCACGGAGACCACGCAGATGCTCGAGTGCACCGACGACAGGGAGCCCAGCACCGCGGACAGGTCCGACAGAAAGAGACCTCCGCCTAGACCCAGAGAGTACTTGTGA
- the LOC128878504 gene encoding potassium voltage-gated channel protein eag isoform X1, translating to MPGGRRGLVAPQNTFLENIIRRSSSQPDSSFLLANAQIVDFPIVYCNESFCKISGYNRAEVMQKSCRCGFMYGELTDKETIARIEECLEGQIHDQFEILLYKKNSAPRGMSSTGSQKSARKTHHVNKRRHTYKDRRTIPGPKGGHFQRTLFNLPPSLDFKTPLWLLLQIAPIKNERDLVVLFLLTFRDITALKQPIEADDTKGGLSKFAKLARSVTRSRSVLVSQFSSHLPALKDTAIPTTGKQSHLAHMMSLSGDVMPQYRQEAPKTPPHILLHYCAFKAIWDWIILCLTFYTAIMVPYNVAFKNKTSEDVSLLVVDSIVDVIFFIDIVLNFHTTFVGPGGEVVSDPKVIRMNYLKSWFIIDLLSCLPYDVFNAFDHDEDGIGSLFSALKVVRLLRLGRVVRKLDRYLEYGAAMLILLLCFYMLVAHWLACVWYVTLRYSIGRSDADNGVQYSWLWKLANVTQSPYSYLWTNTSTAPELVAGPSRRTMYVTALYFTMTCMTSVGFGNVAAETDNEKIFTICMMIIAALLYATIFGHVTTIIQQMTSATAKYHDMLNNVREFMKLHEVPKALSERVMDYVVSTWAMTKGLDTDKVLNYCPKDMKADICVHLNRKVFNEHPAFRLASDGCLRALAMHFTMSHSAPGDLLYHTGESIDSLCFIVTGSLEVIQDDEVVAILGKGDVFGDSFWTNPSIGQSAANVRALTYCDLHTIKRDRLLEVLDFYQAFANSFARNLVLTYNLSHRLIFRKVADVRREKELAERRKNEPQLDQAQDHLVRKIFSRFKTDGEPQIGVTRAANGRSQQDSDEELTVNVLPPWPSFRFRRERHTPDVEKGDGKDGKDGKEGESSHSRKLSTTEETTAAKPRPGKWGRLLGSASLDSGSETGTGTDTFKRSLSARDARPGSSAGSNKVFPKFGKLSGTIEEAGDTETAKDSQQQQQLQQQQQQQQQQQQQTAAADSKQLQLRRLESYDDGLITTQPSHDREILAAVLEVKVDLKLEVQRVNQRLAKIEDILQTLMNRLPAISPAQPKVTFASGTNGSASSQPGQAQTSSSCQQGSQATQTSSSSGVNVEQKVTIATASVATMVSDGYREQGTITERISKPQEPHHHHHHHHHQSQQSERLKDTDYKSSSREVSKELLERLAQASTSRGDDSTPLGPLILRKRRSKSRNKGAAPLAPLATQPISPSEATETTQMLECTDDREPSTADRSDRKRPPPRPREYL from the exons CTGACAGCAGTTTTCTCCTGGCGAACGCTCAGATCGTCGACTTCCCTATTGTCTATTGCAACGAAAGCTTTTGCAAAATCTCTGGCTATAATCGTGCCGAG GTTATGCAAAAGTCCTGCCGCTGCGGATTCATGTACGGGGAGTTGACGGACAAAGAGACGATCGCCAGGATCGAGGAATGCCTCGAGGGCCAGATTCACGATCAATTCGAGATCCTGCTGTACAAGAAGAACA GTGCCCCACGAGGTATGTCTAGCACAGGTTCGCAAAAGAGTGCTCGAAAGACCCACCA CGTGAACAAGAGACGACACACATACAAGGATCGTCGAACGATCCCTGGACCAAAGGGCGGCCATTTTCAGAGGACACTATTCAACCTCCCGCCTTCTCTTGATTTCA AAACACCACTATGGCTGCTTCTGCAAATAGCGCCGATAAAAAACGAACGGGACCTGGTGGTCCTGTTCCTCCTCACATTCCGGGACATCACCGCCCTGAAGCAGCCGATCGAGGCGGACGACACCAAAGGTGGCCTCTCGAAATTCGCCAAGCTCGCCAGATCGGTCACCAGGTCCAGGTCTGTTCTCGTCTCGCAGTTCAGCTCCCACCTGCCCGCCCTCAAGGATACCGCGATACCCACTACCGGGAAGCAGTCGCATTTAGCTCAC ATGATGTCCTTAAGCGGCGACGTGATGCCGCAATACAGACAAGAGGCGCCCAAGACCCCGCCGcacattttgttacattactgCGCGTTCAAGGCGATCTGGGATTGGATCATTTTGTGTTTGACCTTTTACACGGCCATCATGGTACCCTACAACGTCGCCTTCAAAAACAAGACCAGCGAGGACGTCTCCCTGTTGGTCGTCGACAGCATCGTCGACGTCATATTCTTCATCGACATCGTCCTCAATTTTCACACGACGTTCGTTGGTCCTGGCGGTGAAGTGGTGTCCGACCCaaaa GTGATCAGGATGAATTACCTAAAGTCGTGGTTCATCATCGACCTCCTCAGCTGTCTTCCGTACGACGTGTTCAACGCGTTTGACCACGACGAGGATGGAATCGGCAGCCTGTTCTCAGCCCTGAAGGTGGTACGCCTGTTACGGCTGGGTCGCGTGGTTCGCAAACTAGACCGGTATCTGGAGTATGGAGCCGCGATGCTCATTCTTCTGCTCTGTTTCTACATGTTGGTTGCTCACTGGCTGGCCTGTGTCTGGTACGTCACTTTAAG GTACTCGATAGGAAGGTCGGACGCTGACAACGGGGTCCAGTATTCCTGGCTGTGGAAGCTGGCGAATGTCACCCAGTCACCGTACAGCTACCTGTGGACCAATACCAGCACAGCGCCGGAACTCGTGGCTGGCCCGTCCAGGAGAACTATGTACGTCACCGCGTTATACTTCACGATGACCTGCATGACCTCCGTGGGCTTTGGAAACGTCGCCGCGGAGACCGACAACGAAAAGATCTTCACCATCTGCATGATGATCATCGCTG CCCTGCTATACGCTACGATCTTTGGTCACGTCACCACGATAATCCAACAAATGACATCCGCCACCGCCAAGTACCACGACATGCTGAACAACGTGAGGGAGTTCATGAAGCTGCACGAGGTGCCGAAAGCCCTCAGCGAGCGGGTGATGGACTACGTCGTAAGCACCTGGGCGATGACCAAGGGCCTAGACACGGACAAAGTGCTCAACTACTGCCCCAAAGACATGAAAGCGGACATCTGTGTTCATCTAAACAGAAAGGTCTTCAACGAACATCCTGCGTTCAG GTTGGCCTCCGACGGTTGCCTGCGCGCGTTAGCAATGCATTTTACAATGTCGCACAGCGCTCCCGGCGATTTACTTTATCACACCGGGGAATCGATCGATTCCCTGTGCTTCATCGTGACCGGAAGCCTCGAAGTCATACAGGACGACGAGGTGGTGGCAATCCTTGGTAAGGGTGACGTGTTCGGGGATAGCTTCTGGACGAATCCGTCCATAGGCCAGAGCGCAGCCAACGTTCGAGCTCTCACCTACTGCGATCTTCACACCATCAAGAGGGATCGACTGTTGGAGGTGCTGGATTTTTATCAAGCGTTCGCCAACTCCTTCGCCAGGAATCTCGTCCTAACGTACAATCTGAGCCATCGG CTAATATTCCGGAAGGTGGCCGATGTCCGTCGGGAAAAGGAGCTGGCCGAGAGGAGGAAAAACGAGCCCCAGCTGGATCAAGCGCAAGATCACCTGGTGCGCAAAATTTTTTCGAG GTTCAAGACCGACGGGGAACCCCAGATTGGCGTAACCAGGGCCGCAAACGGACGGTCCCAGCAGGATTCCGACGAGGAGCTCACCGTGAACGTCCTGCCGCCCTGGCCCAGTTTTAg gTTCCGTAGAGAGCGACACACTCCCGACGTGGAGAAGGGCGACGGGAAGGACGGCAAGGACGGCAAGGAAGGGGAGTCGTCGCATTCTAGAAAACTCTCCACAACGGAGGAGACCACTGCCGCTAAACCACGACCGGGAAAGTGGGGACGACTGTTAG GTAGCGCGAGTCTGGACTCTGGGAGCGAAACGGGGACTGGTACGGATACGTTCAAGAGGTCTTTGAGCGCGAGAGATGCGCGGCCAGGTTCGAGCGCCGGCAGCAACAAGGTGTTTCCAAAGTTTGGCAAGCTGAGCGGCACCATCGAAGAAGCCGGGGACACGGAAACCGCGAAGGATAGccaacagcagcaacagctgcagcagcaacaacagcaacagcaacagcaacagcaacagacGGCGGCGGCCGACTCGAAGCAGTTGCAGCTTCGACGGCTGGAGAGCTACGACGACGGGCTGATCACTACGCAGCCGAGCCACGATCGCGAGATCCTGGCAGCGGTGCTGGAAGTGAAGGTGGACCTGAAATTAGAGGTGCAACGCGTGAATCAAAGACTAGCCAAGATCGAGGACATTCTCCAGACGCTGATGAATCGGTTGCCAGCGATCAGTCCGGCCCAGCCAAAGGTCACGTTCGCGAGCGGTACCAACGGTTCCGCTTCGAGCCAGCCAGGTCAAGCGCAGACCTCGTCCAGTTGCCAGCAGGGTTCTCAAGCGACGCAAACGTCGAGTAGCAGCGGGGTTAACGTCGAGCAGAAGGTAACGATAGCGACCGCAAGCGTGGCCACCATGGTCAGCGACGGGTACAGGGAGCAAGGCACCATCACGGAGCGAATCTCGAAGCCTCAGGAGCCGCATCATCACCATCACCATCATCACCATCAGTCGCAGCAGTCGGAGAGACTGAAGGACACCGACTACAAGAGCTCGTCGAGAGAGGTGAGCAAGGAGCTTCTCGAGAGGCTCGCGCAGGCGTCCACGTCCCGCGGTGACGACTCCACACCGTTGGGCCCGTTGATACTCAGAAAACGAAGGAGCAAGTCGCGGAACAAGGGCGCCGCGCCGCTGGCGCCGTTAGCCACGCAGCCCATCAGCCCGTCCGAGGCCACGGAGACCACGCAGATGCTCGAGTGCACCGACGACAGGGAGCCCAGCACCGCGGACAGGTCCGACAGAAAGAGACCTCCGCCTAGACCCAGAGAGTACTTGTGA
- the LOC128878504 gene encoding potassium voltage-gated channel protein eag isoform X5, translating into MPGGRRGLVAPQNTFLENIIRRSSSQPDSSFLLANAQIVDFPIVYCNESFCKISGYNRAEVMQKSCRCGFMYGELTDKETIARIEECLEGQIHDQFEILLYKKNSAPRETPLWLLLQIAPIKNERDLVVLFLLTFRDITALKQPIEADDTKGGLSKFAKLARSVTRSRSVLVSQFSSHLPALKDTAIPTTGKQSHLAHMMSLSGDVMPQYRQEAPKTPPHILLHYCAFKAIWDWIILCLTFYTAIMVPYNVAFKNKTSEDVSLLVVDSIVDVIFFIDIVLNFHTTFVGPGGEVVSDPKVIRMNYLKSWFIIDLLSCLPYDVFNAFDHDEDGIGSLFSALKVVRLLRLGRVVRKLDRYLEYGAAMLILLLCFYMLVAHWLACVWYVTLRYSIGRSDADNGVQYSWLWKLANVTQSPYSYLWTNTSTAPELVAGPSRRTMYVTALYFTMTCMTSVGFGNVAAETDNEKIFTICMMIIAALLYATIFGHVTTIIQQMTSATAKYHDMLNNVREFMKLHEVPKALSERVMDYVVSTWAMTKGLDTDKVLNYCPKDMKADICVHLNRKVFNEHPAFRLASDGCLRALAMHFTMSHSAPGDLLYHTGESIDSLCFIVTGSLEVIQDDEVVAILGKGDVFGDSFWTNPSIGQSAANVRALTYCDLHTIKRDRLLEVLDFYQAFANSFARNLVLTYNLSHRLIFRKVADVRREKELAERRKNEPQLDQAQDHLVRKIFSRFKTDGEPQIGVTRAANGRSQQDSDEELTVNVLPPWPSFRFRRERHTPDVEKGDGKDGKDGKEGESSHSRKLSTTEETTAAKPRPGKWGRLLGSASLDSGSETGTGTDTFKRSLSARDARPGSSAGSNKVFPKFGKLSGTIEEAGDTETAKDSQQQQQLQQQQQQQQQQQQQTAAADSKQLQLRRLESYDDGLITTQPSHDREILAAVLEVKVDLKLEVQRVNQRLAKIEDILQTLMNRLPAISPAQPKVTFASGTNGSASSQPGQAQTSSSCQQGSQATQTSSSSGVNVEQKVTIATASVATMVSDGYREQGTITERISKPQEPHHHHHHHHHQSQQSERLKDTDYKSSSREVSKELLERLAQASTSRGDDSTPLGPLILRKRRSKSRNKGAAPLAPLATQPISPSEATETTQMLECTDDREPSTADRSDRKRPPPRPREYL; encoded by the exons CTGACAGCAGTTTTCTCCTGGCGAACGCTCAGATCGTCGACTTCCCTATTGTCTATTGCAACGAAAGCTTTTGCAAAATCTCTGGCTATAATCGTGCCGAG GTTATGCAAAAGTCCTGCCGCTGCGGATTCATGTACGGGGAGTTGACGGACAAAGAGACGATCGCCAGGATCGAGGAATGCCTCGAGGGCCAGATTCACGATCAATTCGAGATCCTGCTGTACAAGAAGAACA GTGCCCCACGAG AAACACCACTATGGCTGCTTCTGCAAATAGCGCCGATAAAAAACGAACGGGACCTGGTGGTCCTGTTCCTCCTCACATTCCGGGACATCACCGCCCTGAAGCAGCCGATCGAGGCGGACGACACCAAAGGTGGCCTCTCGAAATTCGCCAAGCTCGCCAGATCGGTCACCAGGTCCAGGTCTGTTCTCGTCTCGCAGTTCAGCTCCCACCTGCCCGCCCTCAAGGATACCGCGATACCCACTACCGGGAAGCAGTCGCATTTAGCTCAC ATGATGTCCTTAAGCGGCGACGTGATGCCGCAATACAGACAAGAGGCGCCCAAGACCCCGCCGcacattttgttacattactgCGCGTTCAAGGCGATCTGGGATTGGATCATTTTGTGTTTGACCTTTTACACGGCCATCATGGTACCCTACAACGTCGCCTTCAAAAACAAGACCAGCGAGGACGTCTCCCTGTTGGTCGTCGACAGCATCGTCGACGTCATATTCTTCATCGACATCGTCCTCAATTTTCACACGACGTTCGTTGGTCCTGGCGGTGAAGTGGTGTCCGACCCaaaa GTGATCAGGATGAATTACCTAAAGTCGTGGTTCATCATCGACCTCCTCAGCTGTCTTCCGTACGACGTGTTCAACGCGTTTGACCACGACGAGGATGGAATCGGCAGCCTGTTCTCAGCCCTGAAGGTGGTACGCCTGTTACGGCTGGGTCGCGTGGTTCGCAAACTAGACCGGTATCTGGAGTATGGAGCCGCGATGCTCATTCTTCTGCTCTGTTTCTACATGTTGGTTGCTCACTGGCTGGCCTGTGTCTGGTACGTCACTTTAAG GTACTCGATAGGAAGGTCGGACGCTGACAACGGGGTCCAGTATTCCTGGCTGTGGAAGCTGGCGAATGTCACCCAGTCACCGTACAGCTACCTGTGGACCAATACCAGCACAGCGCCGGAACTCGTGGCTGGCCCGTCCAGGAGAACTATGTACGTCACCGCGTTATACTTCACGATGACCTGCATGACCTCCGTGGGCTTTGGAAACGTCGCCGCGGAGACCGACAACGAAAAGATCTTCACCATCTGCATGATGATCATCGCTG CCCTGCTATACGCTACGATCTTTGGTCACGTCACCACGATAATCCAACAAATGACATCCGCCACCGCCAAGTACCACGACATGCTGAACAACGTGAGGGAGTTCATGAAGCTGCACGAGGTGCCGAAAGCCCTCAGCGAGCGGGTGATGGACTACGTCGTAAGCACCTGGGCGATGACCAAGGGCCTAGACACGGACAAAGTGCTCAACTACTGCCCCAAAGACATGAAAGCGGACATCTGTGTTCATCTAAACAGAAAGGTCTTCAACGAACATCCTGCGTTCAG GTTGGCCTCCGACGGTTGCCTGCGCGCGTTAGCAATGCATTTTACAATGTCGCACAGCGCTCCCGGCGATTTACTTTATCACACCGGGGAATCGATCGATTCCCTGTGCTTCATCGTGACCGGAAGCCTCGAAGTCATACAGGACGACGAGGTGGTGGCAATCCTTGGTAAGGGTGACGTGTTCGGGGATAGCTTCTGGACGAATCCGTCCATAGGCCAGAGCGCAGCCAACGTTCGAGCTCTCACCTACTGCGATCTTCACACCATCAAGAGGGATCGACTGTTGGAGGTGCTGGATTTTTATCAAGCGTTCGCCAACTCCTTCGCCAGGAATCTCGTCCTAACGTACAATCTGAGCCATCGG CTAATATTCCGGAAGGTGGCCGATGTCCGTCGGGAAAAGGAGCTGGCCGAGAGGAGGAAAAACGAGCCCCAGCTGGATCAAGCGCAAGATCACCTGGTGCGCAAAATTTTTTCGAG GTTCAAGACCGACGGGGAACCCCAGATTGGCGTAACCAGGGCCGCAAACGGACGGTCCCAGCAGGATTCCGACGAGGAGCTCACCGTGAACGTCCTGCCGCCCTGGCCCAGTTTTAg gTTCCGTAGAGAGCGACACACTCCCGACGTGGAGAAGGGCGACGGGAAGGACGGCAAGGACGGCAAGGAAGGGGAGTCGTCGCATTCTAGAAAACTCTCCACAACGGAGGAGACCACTGCCGCTAAACCACGACCGGGAAAGTGGGGACGACTGTTAG GTAGCGCGAGTCTGGACTCTGGGAGCGAAACGGGGACTGGTACGGATACGTTCAAGAGGTCTTTGAGCGCGAGAGATGCGCGGCCAGGTTCGAGCGCCGGCAGCAACAAGGTGTTTCCAAAGTTTGGCAAGCTGAGCGGCACCATCGAAGAAGCCGGGGACACGGAAACCGCGAAGGATAGccaacagcagcaacagctgcagcagcaacaacagcaacagcaacagcaacagcaacagacGGCGGCGGCCGACTCGAAGCAGTTGCAGCTTCGACGGCTGGAGAGCTACGACGACGGGCTGATCACTACGCAGCCGAGCCACGATCGCGAGATCCTGGCAGCGGTGCTGGAAGTGAAGGTGGACCTGAAATTAGAGGTGCAACGCGTGAATCAAAGACTAGCCAAGATCGAGGACATTCTCCAGACGCTGATGAATCGGTTGCCAGCGATCAGTCCGGCCCAGCCAAAGGTCACGTTCGCGAGCGGTACCAACGGTTCCGCTTCGAGCCAGCCAGGTCAAGCGCAGACCTCGTCCAGTTGCCAGCAGGGTTCTCAAGCGACGCAAACGTCGAGTAGCAGCGGGGTTAACGTCGAGCAGAAGGTAACGATAGCGACCGCAAGCGTGGCCACCATGGTCAGCGACGGGTACAGGGAGCAAGGCACCATCACGGAGCGAATCTCGAAGCCTCAGGAGCCGCATCATCACCATCACCATCATCACCATCAGTCGCAGCAGTCGGAGAGACTGAAGGACACCGACTACAAGAGCTCGTCGAGAGAGGTGAGCAAGGAGCTTCTCGAGAGGCTCGCGCAGGCGTCCACGTCCCGCGGTGACGACTCCACACCGTTGGGCCCGTTGATACTCAGAAAACGAAGGAGCAAGTCGCGGAACAAGGGCGCCGCGCCGCTGGCGCCGTTAGCCACGCAGCCCATCAGCCCGTCCGAGGCCACGGAGACCACGCAGATGCTCGAGTGCACCGACGACAGGGAGCCCAGCACCGCGGACAGGTCCGACAGAAAGAGACCTCCGCCTAGACCCAGAGAGTACTTGTGA